The sequence GTACGTTGGCGAGCACGGCCACCAGCGTGGGCTTCGCGGCGAGGATCTGTTCGAACGGCGAGTCCAGGAAGCGGCAGACGCCGATCAGGCCCTGTGGAGTGACGGTCTGCGACACATCGGCCAGTACCTCGCTGTCGGCCAGATGCACCCGGGCGCCCGCCGCGTGGGCGGCGTCGATGATGTCGCCGTACCGCTCGGCGGCCTCGACGGTGGCGAACAGCTCGATGAGCGTCGGCTCACCGTCGCTGCCCCGGTGGCCGGCGGCCTCGCGCACGGCCTGCGGCCCCTCGGCGATGAACCGGCGCTCCTTGCCGCGGAAGTTTCGCTTGGCCAGCCGCCGGGCGGCGGTGACGCGCGGCGATCGCGGGGAGATCAGTTCGGGGGTGCCCATGGTCGGCGGCGAGCCTCTCTGCGTACGGAGGTGGGGATCAGGTGGCGCAACGCACCGGACCCGCAGACGGCGTGCGCCTGCGGGTCCGGCTCAGATACCTGGAAGAGCGGCCTGGATCAGGCGGCCTTCGGGGCGTTGACGTCGCTCGGGAGGGCCTTCTGGGCAACCTCGACGAGGGCGGCGAACGCGTTGGCGTCGTTGACCGCGAGCTCGGCCAGGATCTTGCGGTCCACCTCGATGTTGGCGGCCTTCAGACCCTGGATGAGGCGGTTGTACGTCATGCCGTTCTGGCGGGCAGCGGCGTTGATGCGCTGGATCCACAGCTGACGGAAGTCGCCCTTGCGCTTCTTGCGGTCGTTGTAGTTGTAGACCAGGGAGTGGGTGACCTGCTCCTTGGCCTTGCGGTACAGGCGCGAGCGCTGACCGCGGTAGCCCTTGGCGGCCTCGAGAATTGCCCGGCGCTTCTTGTGGGCGTTTACTGCCCGCTTGACGCGTGCCACTTGTTAACTCCTTGTAGCGGGGCCGTGGTTGTCCTCACACGGCCCGGAAACGAATTGGTCCCGGTGTGATCGAGGTCGTGCCCCCGGGGTCACCGGGGGCCGAACCTCACTTGCCGAGAAGCTTCTTGATCTTCTTGGCGTCGGCCGGAGCCACGACGACCGTGCCGGTCAGCGAGCGGGTCTTCTTGGACGACTTGTGCTCGAGCAGGTGGCGCTTGCCGGCCCTCTCGCGGAGCACCTTGCCGGAGCCGGTGATCTTGAAGCGCTTGCTGGCACCGCTGTGCGTCTTGTTCTTCGGCATCGCGCCGTTCTCTCCTCGTCAGTGGCGCCCCTCACGGTGCGGGCACCGGACTGCAGGGGCGTCAGATCTCTATGGGATTCCGTGGGGACCCGGGGGCGCCTGGATGGCAGCCCCCGAGGATCACGCCTCGGAAGGTGTCTCGGTCGGAGCCTCGGCGGCTGCGGCCGGAGCCTCAGCAGCCTCACCCTCGGACTCGGCGTCGGGCGCATAGCCCTGACGCTCCGCCTTGCGGGCGGCCTGGGCCTCGCGGGCCTCGGCCATGGCTTCGGTCTTCTTCTTGTGCGGGCCCAGAACCATGATCATGTTCCGGCCGTCCTGCTTCGGGTTGGACTCGATGAAACCGAGGTCCTCGACATCCGAAGCGAGACGCTGGAGCAGTCGGAAGCCCAGCTCGGGGCGGGACTGCTCACGACCACGGAACATGATCGTGATCTTGACCTTGTCGCCCTGCTTGAGGAACCGGACGACGTGACCCTTCTTGGTGTCATAGTCGTGCGGGTCGATCTTCGGCCGGAGCTTCATCTCCTTGATGACCGTGTGCGCCTGGTTCTTGCGCGCCTCACGGGCCTTCATGGCCGACTCGTACTTGAACTTCCCGTAGTCCATGAGCTTGCACACGGGCGGACGGGCGGTCGCCGCCACCTCGACCAGGTCGAGGTCGTACTCCTGTGCGAGCTCCAGGGCCTTGGCAAGCGGAACAATCCCGACCTGCTCGCCGCTGGGACCGACAAGTCGCACCTCGGGAACGCGAATCCGGTCGTTGATGCGGGGCTCGGCGCTGATGGATCCTCCTCGGTAGCACCACGCGACCGCCTGGCGGACAGCCGCGTAACGTCTGTTTCGTGAGACCAACCGAGCCGGAACGGCAAAAATGCCCCGGACGGGACACAGGCGGGGCTCCTGGAACTACCGGAACACCGCCGCGTCTACCGCGGGGCGCATCGGGCGGCTCCATCGTCCGTACGGAACGATGGTCGCCACCTGACCGGTGACCCGCCGTCCTCAAGGGACAGCCAGGTGGGAGATCGGAGCCTCCACTTGTGGGCCGGGCACATAGATGTCCGGCCGGTCGTTACACAAGGTTAGCAGCTTCTCCGGAGTGGCGCCGACCGGTGCGCGCAACGGGCTCCCGCGGACAGTGGCGTACGGGCCTGGCCTTATCGTGTGGGACATGAGCGACGCGACCCCCAGCACCGATTCCGCCGGTTCCCCCGGCTTCGACGACATGGCCCGCGACATCGCGGAGGTCCCCGCGGTCGAGGTGATCGTGACGGTCGCCGTCAACCTGATGAGCGCGGCCGCCGTCAAGCTCGGCCTGACCGAGGAGGGCGAGGAGCACAAGGACCTGGACGAGGCCCGCAAGCTGGTCCACGCGCTCGCCGGACTGCTGGACGCGAGCACCACGGAGATCAGCACCTTCCACGCCTCTCCGCTGCGGGACGGCCTGAAGTCGCTCCAGCTGGCCTTCCGCGAGGCGTCCCTCGTACCGGACGAGCCCGGCCAGGGCCCCGGCGAGAAGTACACCGGCCCGGTCTACGGCTGACCGCGCCTCCCCCGCACCCACCCCGCGAGCCCG is a genomic window of Streptomyces sp. NBC_01237 containing:
- the infC gene encoding translation initiation factor IF-3 → MVSRNRRYAAVRQAVAWCYRGGSISAEPRINDRIRVPEVRLVGPSGEQVGIVPLAKALELAQEYDLDLVEVAATARPPVCKLMDYGKFKYESAMKAREARKNQAHTVIKEMKLRPKIDPHDYDTKKGHVVRFLKQGDKVKITIMFRGREQSRPELGFRLLQRLASDVEDLGFIESNPKQDGRNMIMVLGPHKKKTEAMAEAREAQAARKAERQGYAPDAESEGEAAEAPAAAAEAPTETPSEA
- the rplT gene encoding 50S ribosomal protein L20; this translates as MARVKRAVNAHKKRRAILEAAKGYRGQRSRLYRKAKEQVTHSLVYNYNDRKKRKGDFRQLWIQRINAAARQNGMTYNRLIQGLKAANIEVDRKILAELAVNDANAFAALVEVAQKALPSDVNAPKAA
- a CDS encoding DUF1844 domain-containing protein — its product is MSDATPSTDSAGSPGFDDMARDIAEVPAVEVIVTVAVNLMSAAAVKLGLTEEGEEHKDLDEARKLVHALAGLLDASTTEISTFHASPLRDGLKSLQLAFREASLVPDEPGQGPGEKYTGPVYG
- the rpmI gene encoding 50S ribosomal protein L35; translation: MPKNKTHSGASKRFKITGSGKVLRERAGKRHLLEHKSSKKTRSLTGTVVVAPADAKKIKKLLGK